One Deltaproteobacteria bacterium genomic window carries:
- a CDS encoding B12-binding domain-containing radical SAM protein, producing the protein MRILLVAMPDTASSLDRVMKFPNLGLCSIAAQVPGHEVRILDLVLRPKGVRRRVLEEVAAFAPELVGYSAMSFQYATARALAAAVRTVAPGVLHVLGGYHATVLPDEVGARDGHLFDFIVRGEGELAFRQLVDGLAGRTLDLASIPGLSWRSGSGYHHNPDGALLELDSVPLPRREARAWDGAFYFDRSFDVAETSRGCPLPCTFCSIRRMYGRTFRRFPIRRVIEDLRALDRRGVGGVFFVDDNITIDVPRFKELCEEIHAAGLSHLRYIVQASVHGIAKDPTLAPAMARAGFDTVFMGIENAEAANVAALDIAAKRGRTEDETPRAVRLLQENGIKAVGGFIVGNPDDDRAAIARTFRYARRLGLDFPIVQCLTPYPRTEMRAALVAEGLVTNPDDLSRYNGYVANVRTRHLSSAAIARAMLWEGLKLYFDPRAARRSRFFYDFPRFRAAMLRNNLALLTAARNRMFLSTHTL; encoded by the coding sequence ATGCGGATCCTGCTCGTGGCGATGCCCGACACGGCCTCCTCCCTCGACCGCGTGATGAAGTTCCCGAACCTCGGGCTCTGCTCGATCGCGGCACAGGTGCCCGGGCACGAGGTCCGCATCCTCGACCTCGTCCTGCGCCCGAAAGGCGTGCGCCGCCGCGTGCTCGAGGAGGTCGCGGCCTTCGCCCCCGAGCTCGTGGGCTACTCGGCGATGTCGTTCCAGTACGCGACGGCGCGTGCGCTGGCCGCGGCCGTGCGCACGGTCGCGCCGGGCGTGCTGCACGTCCTCGGCGGCTACCACGCGACCGTGCTCCCCGACGAGGTGGGCGCGCGCGACGGGCACCTCTTCGACTTCATCGTCCGCGGCGAGGGCGAGCTGGCGTTCCGCCAGCTGGTCGACGGGCTCGCGGGGCGGACGCTCGACCTCGCGTCGATTCCCGGGCTCTCGTGGCGGAGCGGGTCGGGCTACCACCACAATCCCGACGGCGCCCTGCTCGAGCTCGACTCGGTGCCGCTGCCTCGCCGCGAGGCGCGCGCCTGGGACGGTGCCTTCTACTTCGACCGCTCCTTCGACGTCGCCGAGACGAGCCGCGGCTGCCCGCTGCCGTGCACGTTCTGCTCGATCCGGCGGATGTACGGGCGGACGTTCCGCCGCTTCCCGATCCGGCGGGTGATCGAGGACCTGCGCGCGCTCGACCGGCGGGGCGTCGGCGGCGTCTTCTTCGTCGACGACAACATCACGATCGACGTGCCGCGTTTCAAAGAGCTGTGCGAGGAAATTCATGCAGCGGGGCTGTCACACCTCCGCTACATCGTGCAGGCCTCGGTGCACGGCATCGCCAAGGACCCGACCCTCGCGCCCGCGATGGCGCGCGCCGGCTTCGACACCGTCTTCATGGGCATCGAGAACGCGGAGGCGGCCAACGTCGCGGCGCTCGACATCGCCGCCAAGCGCGGACGCACGGAGGACGAGACGCCACGCGCCGTCCGCCTGCTGCAGGAGAACGGCATCAAGGCGGTCGGCGGCTTCATCGTCGGCAACCCGGACGACGACCGGGCCGCAATCGCCCGCACCTTCCGCTACGCGCGGCGCCTCGGGCTCGACTTCCCGATCGTGCAATGTCTGACGCCGTATCCGCGGACGGAGATGCGCGCCGCACTGGTGGCCGAGGGGCTGGTCACGAACCCCGACGACCTCTCGCGCTACAACGGCTACGTGGCCAACGTCCGCACCCGTCACCTGTCGAGCGCGGCGATCGCCCGCGCGATGCTGTGGGAGGGCCTGAAGCTCTACTTCGACCCACGGGCCGCCCGGCGCAGCCGCTTCTTTTACGACTTCCCGCGCTTCCGGGCGGCGATGCTGCGCAATAACCTCGCGCTCCTCACCGCGGCGCGTAATCGGATGTTCCTGTCGACGCACACGCTCTGA
- a CDS encoding abhydrolase domain-containing 18, with protein MSERLAEVAAFRRSLRPRAVSPLERLLLRVGARFDRLMLRIWMRGDAAAPDVDRALRDEMLRAHAFYRDPTFLTDPGSFFREPPAPEGVAERTLRGLPDGGRCLDLAFASGFTPVYPAARADFAGFGENQLAQARWWRHAGREAPAVVCLHGYASGDPRIDRLAFGVRALYEAGLDVLLFTLPFHGRRKPRGARKSGEAFFARNLARTNEAFAQTVFEVRALLRHLQQAGCGPIGAFGMSLGAYAAALLAAVEPRLAFAIAMIPVASLTDLVWGEPIHRCRRQEVEAHGITLTFFRELWQVHAPLLRPSLVPRERRFVVGALGDRICPPAHAHALWHHWERPEIHWYPGGHLAQFRRGRALCAVRTFLQGLGLAR; from the coding sequence GTGTCCGAGCGGCTGGCGGAGGTGGCGGCATTTCGGCGAAGCTTGCGACCAAGGGCGGTTTCGCCACTCGAGCGTCTGCTCCTCCGGGTCGGCGCCCGGTTCGACCGGCTCATGCTGCGCATCTGGATGCGCGGCGACGCCGCTGCGCCGGACGTCGACCGGGCGCTCCGCGACGAGATGCTCCGGGCGCACGCCTTCTACCGCGACCCCACCTTCCTGACCGACCCGGGTTCGTTCTTCCGGGAACCTCCCGCGCCCGAAGGCGTGGCCGAGCGGACGCTCCGCGGGCTGCCGGACGGCGGGCGATGCCTCGATCTGGCGTTCGCGAGCGGCTTCACGCCGGTCTATCCGGCGGCCCGCGCGGACTTCGCCGGCTTCGGGGAGAACCAGCTGGCCCAGGCGCGCTGGTGGCGCCATGCGGGTCGCGAGGCGCCGGCCGTCGTTTGCCTGCACGGCTACGCGAGCGGCGATCCGCGCATCGACCGGCTGGCGTTCGGCGTGCGCGCCCTCTACGAGGCCGGGCTCGACGTTCTGCTCTTCACGCTGCCCTTCCACGGCCGGCGGAAGCCGCGCGGCGCTCGCAAGTCGGGCGAGGCCTTCTTCGCGCGGAACCTCGCGCGCACGAACGAGGCCTTCGCGCAGACGGTGTTCGAGGTGCGCGCCCTCTTGCGGCACCTGCAACAGGCCGGGTGCGGGCCGATCGGTGCCTTCGGGATGAGCCTCGGCGCCTACGCCGCGGCACTGCTCGCCGCCGTCGAGCCTCGCCTGGCCTTCGCGATCGCGATGATCCCCGTCGCCTCGCTCACCGACCTCGTCTGGGGGGAGCCGATCCATCGCTGCCGCCGTCAGGAGGTGGAGGCACACGGCATCACGTTGACGTTCTTCCGCGAACTCTGGCAGGTGCACGCGCCGTTGCTCCGCCCCTCGCTCGTGCCGCGCGAGCGGCGCTTCGTGGTGGGGGCGCTCGGCGACCGCATCTGCCCGCCCGCGCACGCCCACGCGCTCTGGCACCACTGGGAACGCCCGGAGATCCACTGGTACCCGGGCGGCCACCTGGCGCAGTTCCGCCGCGGGAGGGCGCTGTGCGCGGTACGGACGTTCCTCCAGGGCCTCGGCCTCGCCCGCTGA
- a CDS encoding glycosyltransferase codes for MTPGVTLSVVVPAHDEAANLDRLVDEVRAALEPTRLVWELIVVDDGSNDESPANLARLAAAEPRLRPLRLARRSGQTAALRAGFEAARGAMVATLDADLQCAPADLPALLVALDGAALACGVRAGRRDPPARKLASALANAARRLFLAPRLRDLACPLRVFRADALHRVVTRGALFEGAHRWLPALFHLAGERVVQQPVSHRPRTAGLSKYTTRGRLVPIARELSQVLARTRRGRLLAAAVLVIAVALPFLWGLGRWPLLEPDEARNAEVAREMLALGRWSVPHFNGLPYLDKPALFFWLMAAVFRVLGTGELAARLPAAVGALATIALTFAIGRLLFPGRRHALLAGLIVASTPLVIAFGRLAIFDMPFTALVTAALFCLLRARLAGGDRLWLPLAGLAMGLATLTKGPVGLAVPLVAWWAGRGALPASARPARPAVLAAVGAAAVVIAPWLVTIAREEPGFVRYALVDETLLRFASVARFHRGGPVYYYAGVLAWGLGAWAVVLVAGLPGLARRWRTDRAAQPAIAFLARTTAAILLFFTACASKRPAYVLPAVVPLALLAAAGIVADRARVTATVRLFAALAALVGAAAAGAALVRWLPESRTLAAVTPAVLGPAGLLLLVWGGLTLVVGGRRPALAVAACAVLAPAMGLALLGPLGPYAESRSSRALAARIEPGAPVMCFETFRTGLPFYLRRPVVLASERGSEMTSNYVVARREGHSWVIVSEGAAVAALNRGGPLYTVASALSLRRLATLTPRRLVPVYADRRSILLRAEG; via the coding sequence ATGACGCCGGGCGTTACGCTCAGCGTCGTCGTGCCCGCGCACGACGAGGCGGCGAACCTCGACCGCTTGGTGGACGAGGTGCGCGCGGCGCTCGAGCCCACCAGGCTCGTTTGGGAGCTGATCGTGGTCGACGACGGGTCGAACGACGAGAGCCCGGCGAACCTCGCGCGCCTGGCGGCCGCCGAGCCGCGGCTCCGTCCGCTACGACTCGCGCGACGCAGCGGCCAGACCGCCGCGCTGCGGGCCGGCTTCGAGGCGGCGCGCGGCGCGATGGTCGCGACGCTGGACGCTGACCTGCAGTGCGCGCCCGCCGATCTGCCGGCGCTGCTCGTGGCGCTCGACGGGGCGGCGCTCGCGTGCGGCGTGCGCGCGGGGCGCCGGGATCCGCCGGCTCGCAAGCTCGCGTCGGCGCTCGCGAACGCCGCGCGGAGGCTCTTCCTGGCGCCGCGCCTGCGTGACCTGGCGTGCCCGCTGCGCGTCTTCCGGGCCGATGCGCTCCACCGCGTCGTCACCCGGGGTGCGCTCTTCGAGGGTGCCCATCGCTGGCTCCCCGCGCTCTTTCATCTCGCCGGCGAGCGGGTCGTGCAGCAGCCGGTCAGCCACCGGCCGCGCACCGCCGGGCTCTCGAAGTACACGACGCGCGGGCGGCTGGTGCCGATCGCGAGGGAGCTCTCCCAGGTGCTGGCGCGTACCCGTCGTGGCCGCCTGCTCGCCGCGGCGGTGCTCGTGATCGCCGTGGCGCTGCCCTTCCTCTGGGGGCTCGGCCGCTGGCCGCTCCTCGAGCCCGACGAGGCGCGCAATGCCGAGGTGGCGCGGGAGATGCTCGCGCTCGGCCGCTGGAGCGTCCCACACTTCAACGGCCTGCCGTACCTCGACAAGCCCGCGCTGTTCTTCTGGCTGATGGCGGCCGTCTTCCGGGTGCTCGGCACGGGGGAGCTCGCCGCCCGCCTGCCCGCGGCCGTCGGGGCACTCGCCACCATCGCACTCACGTTTGCCATCGGCCGGCTCCTCTTCCCCGGCCGGCGCCATGCGCTCCTGGCCGGGCTGATCGTCGCGTCCACCCCGCTCGTCATCGCCTTCGGGAGGCTCGCGATCTTCGACATGCCGTTCACGGCCCTCGTGACCGCGGCGCTCTTCTGCCTGCTGCGTGCGCGTCTCGCCGGTGGGGACCGGCTCTGGCTCCCGCTCGCCGGGCTTGCCATGGGGCTCGCGACGCTCACCAAGGGGCCGGTTGGCCTGGCGGTGCCCCTGGTTGCGTGGTGGGCAGGGCGGGGCGCGTTGCCCGCCTCGGCGCGGCCGGCCCGGCCGGCGGTGCTGGCCGCGGTGGGTGCCGCGGCGGTCGTCATCGCGCCCTGGCTCGTCACCATCGCGCGCGAGGAGCCCGGCTTCGTCCGCTATGCGCTCGTCGACGAGACGCTCCTCCGCTTCGCGTCCGTCGCCCGCTTCCACCGCGGCGGACCGGTCTACTACTACGCGGGAGTGCTCGCGTGGGGCCTCGGCGCCTGGGCGGTCGTCCTGGTCGCCGGGCTGCCGGGTCTGGCACGACGATGGCGGACGGACCGCGCGGCGCAGCCGGCGATCGCCTTCCTGGCGCGCACCACCGCGGCGATCCTCCTCTTCTTCACGGCGTGCGCTTCCAAGCGGCCGGCGTACGTCCTGCCCGCGGTCGTGCCGCTCGCTCTCCTGGCCGCCGCGGGTATCGTCGCCGACCGGGCGCGCGTGACGGCGACCGTCCGGCTGTTCGCCGCGCTCGCCGCGCTCGTGGGCGCGGCGGCGGCCGGGGCGGCGCTCGTCCGGTGGCTCCCCGAGAGCCGGACGCTCGCCGCGGTGACGCCCGCGGTGCTGGGCCCCGCGGGCCTCCTGCTCCTCGTCTGGGGAGGCCTGACGCTCGTCGTGGGCGGCCGACGGCCGGCCCTCGCCGTCGCGGCGTGCGCGGTGCTGGCTCCGGCGATGGGCCTGGCGCTCCTCGGGCCTCTCGGCCCGTATGCCGAGTCCCGCTCGTCGCGGGCGCTGGCGGCGCGCATCGAGCCGGGTGCGCCGGTCATGTGCTTCGAGACCTTCCGGACGGGCCTGCCCTTCTATCTCCGCCGCCCCGTGGTGCTGGCGAGCGAGCGCGGCAGCGAGATGACCAGCAACTACGTCGTCGCGCGCCGTGAAGGACACTCGTGGGTCATCGTGTCGGAAGGGGCGGCCGTCGCGGCGCTCAACCGTGGCGGGCCGCTGTACACCGTGGCGTCGGCCTTGAGCCTCCGGCGGCTGGCCACGCTCACCCCGCGCCGACTGGTGCCGGTCTATGCCGACCGGCGGAGCATCCTTCTCCGCGCCGAGGGCTGA
- the asnB gene encoding asparagine synthase (glutamine-hydrolyzing), producing MCGIYGLVARDGAARAEAVLPRMATSLAHRGPDGDGTAISGQAALGCRRLAIIDVAGGAQPLRNEAGDVIAVCNGEIYNSASLRSALQARGHRFRTRSDAEVLPHLYEEYGLDFVQLLDGMFGLALWDARRARLVLARDRLGEKPLYYAATPDGFFFASEPKALLAGGAVADTPDWTALALYLRTGYVPAPASAFREIVKLPPGGRLVLEGEGLAVDRYWEVAPLLAAPALALDLDAAAETLRAHLERAVRAALVSDVPLGIFLSGGLDSTAIAALARPAVDGELATFALGFDVPGFDEREHAALAARALRTRHRTLTITPELFLEGLRGLVPLLDEPLADPALVPTFLLARFARSEVKVVLVGEGGDELFAGYPTYLGGRLSAGFRRLSPGLRRALAAAAPLLGAPRGNTTLRYLLRRFLEAAEAPAAARHRAWTGCVGAELLTAIAAPGGPLVAPPEPDTPPARTEVDALLALDLTGYLADDLLPKLDRATMAASLEGRAPYLDHHLVEFACRLPLALKLHGLSSKRVLRRAITDLVPAAIRRRVKRGLTVPLAAWLAGPLLPFARATLARLDAQVVRPEAVRALLDAHVAGRRDNRRELWALVMLQLWREACASS from the coding sequence GTGTGCGGCATCTACGGGCTCGTCGCGCGCGACGGCGCCGCGCGTGCCGAGGCGGTCCTGCCGCGCATGGCGACGTCGCTCGCGCACCGCGGCCCGGACGGCGATGGGACCGCGATCAGCGGCCAGGCCGCCCTCGGCTGCCGGCGGCTCGCCATCATCGACGTCGCGGGCGGCGCCCAGCCGCTCCGCAACGAGGCGGGAGACGTCATCGCGGTGTGCAACGGCGAGATTTACAACAGCGCTTCGCTGCGCTCCGCGCTCCAGGCTCGCGGCCATCGCTTCCGAACCCGCAGCGATGCCGAGGTGCTGCCGCACCTCTACGAGGAGTACGGGCTCGACTTCGTCCAGCTCCTCGACGGGATGTTCGGCCTGGCGCTGTGGGACGCGCGCCGCGCTCGCCTGGTCCTGGCGCGCGACCGCCTCGGCGAGAAGCCGCTCTACTACGCGGCGACGCCCGACGGCTTCTTCTTCGCCTCGGAGCCGAAGGCGCTCCTCGCCGGCGGTGCGGTCGCCGACACGCCCGACTGGACGGCGCTCGCGCTCTACCTCCGCACGGGCTACGTGCCGGCGCCGGCGAGCGCCTTCCGCGAGATCGTGAAGCTGCCCCCCGGCGGGCGCCTCGTGCTCGAGGGCGAGGGGCTCGCCGTCGACCGCTACTGGGAGGTGGCACCGCTGCTGGCGGCGCCCGCGCTCGCGCTCGACCTCGATGCCGCCGCCGAGACGCTCCGCGCGCACCTCGAGCGGGCGGTCCGCGCCGCGCTGGTGAGCGACGTGCCGCTCGGCATCTTCCTCTCGGGCGGGCTCGACTCGACCGCCATCGCCGCCCTCGCGCGGCCGGCGGTGGACGGCGAGCTCGCGACCTTTGCCCTCGGCTTCGACGTCCCCGGCTTCGACGAGCGCGAGCATGCGGCGCTGGCGGCCCGTGCGCTCCGCACGCGCCATCGGACGCTCACCATCACCCCCGAGCTCTTCCTCGAAGGCCTCCGTGGCCTGGTCCCGCTCCTCGACGAGCCGCTCGCCGACCCGGCGCTCGTGCCGACCTTCCTGCTCGCACGCTTCGCGCGCAGCGAGGTGAAGGTCGTGCTCGTGGGGGAGGGTGGCGACGAGCTCTTCGCGGGCTACCCGACCTATCTCGGCGGCCGCCTCTCCGCGGGCTTCCGCCGCCTGTCGCCGGGCCTCCGCCGCGCCCTCGCGGCGGCGGCGCCCCTCCTCGGCGCGCCGCGCGGCAACACGACCCTGCGCTACCTGCTCCGCCGCTTCCTCGAGGCGGCCGAGGCACCGGCGGCGGCGCGACATCGTGCCTGGACCGGGTGCGTCGGCGCCGAGCTCCTCACCGCGATCGCCGCGCCCGGCGGGCCCCTGGTGGCGCCTCCCGAGCCCGACACGCCGCCGGCGCGCACCGAGGTCGATGCGCTTCTGGCGCTGGATCTCACCGGGTACCTGGCCGACGACCTCCTCCCGAAGCTCGACCGGGCCACCATGGCCGCCTCGCTCGAGGGCCGCGCGCCGTATCTGGACCACCACCTCGTCGAGTTCGCGTGCCGCCTGCCGCTCGCCCTGAAGCTCCATGGCCTGTCGAGCAAGCGTGTGCTCAGGCGCGCGATCACGGATCTGGTGCCGGCCGCGATCCGTCGACGCGTGAAGCGGGGGCTCACGGTGCCGCTCGCCGCCTGGCTCGCCGGTCCCCTCCTGCCGTTCGCGCGGGCGACGCTCGCGCGGCTCGACGCGCAAGTCGTCCGTCCTGAGGCGGTGCGCGCCCTCCTCGACGCCCACGTCGCCGGCCGGCGCGACAACCGCCGCGAGCTCTGGGCGCTCGTCATGCTGCAGCTCTGGAGGGAGGCGTGCGCGTCCTCGTGA
- a CDS encoding TIGR01777 family protein codes for MRVLVTGGTGFIGQAVCHALRGAGHTVTIVSRDPAHASGTAVGWDAVGQAVGAADALVNLAGEPIAGRWGPARKEAILQSRVNATRALVDAAEAAAQRPGVLVSASAVGYYGARDDELLDETAGPGTGFLAEVCRAWEHEASRAETLGLRVVRLRIGMVLAGDGGALARMLPPFRAFVGGRLGSGQQWMSWIHRGDLTGLVVEAVANEGYRGAVNATAPQPVRNREFVAALGRVLVRPATVPVPGVVLRLALGEMADMLLTGQRVLPRAAERLGYRWQYPEVLGALRASVR; via the coding sequence GTGCGCGTCCTCGTGACCGGAGGCACGGGCTTCATCGGCCAGGCGGTCTGCCACGCGCTCCGGGGCGCCGGGCACACGGTGACGATCGTCAGCCGCGACCCGGCCCACGCCTCCGGCACCGCCGTCGGTTGGGACGCGGTCGGCCAAGCCGTCGGCGCCGCCGATGCCCTCGTCAACCTCGCCGGCGAGCCGATCGCCGGCCGCTGGGGACCGGCGCGGAAGGAGGCGATCCTCCAGAGCCGCGTGAACGCGACGCGCGCGCTCGTCGACGCCGCAGAAGCGGCTGCGCAGCGGCCGGGCGTCCTGGTCAGCGCGTCGGCCGTCGGCTACTACGGCGCGCGGGACGACGAGCTCCTGGACGAGACGGCCGGACCCGGCACCGGCTTTCTCGCCGAGGTGTGCCGGGCATGGGAGCACGAGGCGTCCCGGGCGGAGACCCTCGGGCTGCGCGTCGTCCGCCTGCGCATCGGGATGGTGCTCGCCGGCGACGGGGGCGCCCTTGCCCGCATGCTGCCCCCGTTCCGCGCCTTCGTCGGCGGACGGCTCGGGAGCGGGCAGCAATGGATGTCGTGGATCCACCGCGGCGACCTGACCGGCCTCGTCGTCGAGGCGGTGGCCAACGAGGGCTATCGCGGCGCCGTCAATGCGACGGCCCCCCAGCCGGTGCGCAACCGCGAGTTCGTGGCGGCGCTCGGCCGCGTGCTCGTACGTCCCGCGACGGTTCCCGTGCCGGGGGTGGTGCTTCGCCTCGCCCTGGGTGAGATGGCCGACATGCTGCTCACCGGCCAGCGCGTGCTGCCCCGCGCGGCCGAGCGGCTCGGCTATCGCTGGCAATACCCGGAAGTGCTGGGCGCGCTCCGGGCGAGCGTACGCTGA